In one Bryobacteraceae bacterium genomic region, the following are encoded:
- a CDS encoding sigma-54 dependent transcriptional regulator encodes MHSDAALAQRGRILVIDDEADIRESLHDLLTLENYQVELAQNATEGLAKFESAPWDLVLLDLMMPDRSGMEVLADIRERDTETPVAMITAYGSVEVAVNALKSGANDYFSKPWDNEKLILGISRMIGSRRLHSENIELKRALKQRYSFPNIVGKSERMHAILDMVAQVAPSRSTILITGETGTGKELIAKAVHANSPRSEQMFVAVNSGSLPPDLLESTLFGHTKGAFTSAVASRKGYFEVANRGTIFFDEISTIGFDTQAKLLRVIQEREFMPLGSADVVKVDVRIIAACNVDLKKLVDEGKFREDLYYRLNVINLVLPPLRDRKEDIPLLVDHFLQKYCKENEKFLDAGGRTTLRLEPDAMQILMDHNWPGNVRELENVVERAVVLATGQVVPVSVLPDHLLQAAGVRTPRTSGETLPADASLFEMVNDYERRKIIDALEGAGYSQTEAAERLRIPLSTLNQKIKRLEIPIRKKGSQSSGAE; translated from the coding sequence ATGCATAGCGACGCCGCCCTGGCTCAGCGCGGGCGGATTCTCGTCATCGACGACGAAGCCGACATCCGCGAAAGTCTGCACGATCTGCTCACGCTCGAGAACTACCAGGTGGAACTGGCGCAGAACGCCACCGAAGGACTGGCGAAGTTCGAATCGGCGCCGTGGGACCTGGTTCTTCTCGACCTGATGATGCCGGACCGCTCCGGAATGGAAGTGCTCGCCGATATCCGCGAGCGCGACACGGAAACGCCGGTGGCGATGATCACGGCCTACGGATCCGTCGAAGTCGCCGTGAACGCCCTCAAGAGTGGCGCGAACGACTATTTCTCCAAGCCGTGGGACAACGAGAAGCTGATTCTCGGCATCTCACGGATGATCGGCTCGCGCCGCCTTCACAGCGAGAACATCGAGCTCAAGCGGGCTCTCAAGCAGCGATACAGTTTCCCCAACATCGTCGGCAAGAGCGAGCGCATGCACGCCATCCTCGACATGGTGGCGCAGGTGGCGCCGTCGCGCTCGACGATTCTGATCACCGGCGAAACCGGTACGGGCAAGGAACTCATCGCCAAGGCCGTCCACGCGAACTCGCCGCGCTCCGAGCAGATGTTCGTCGCCGTCAACAGCGGGTCGCTCCCGCCGGACCTGCTCGAGTCGACGCTGTTCGGGCACACCAAGGGCGCATTCACCAGCGCCGTCGCGTCGCGCAAGGGCTACTTCGAGGTGGCCAATCGGGGAACGATCTTTTTCGACGAGATCAGCACGATCGGCTTCGACACGCAGGCGAAGCTCCTGCGCGTAATCCAGGAGCGGGAATTCATGCCCCTCGGCTCGGCCGACGTCGTCAAGGTGGACGTCCGCATTATCGCGGCCTGCAACGTGGATTTGAAGAAGCTGGTGGACGAAGGGAAGTTCCGCGAGGACCTCTACTACCGCTTGAACGTCATCAACCTCGTTCTGCCGCCCCTCCGGGATCGCAAGGAAGACATCCCGCTGCTGGTGGACCACTTCCTGCAGAAATACTGCAAGGAGAACGAAAAGTTCCTCGACGCTGGCGGGCGCACCACGCTGCGGCTGGAGCCCGACGCTATGCAGATTCTGATGGATCACAACTGGCCGGGCAATGTACGGGAGCTCGAAAACGTGGTCGAGCGCGCCGTGGTGCTGGCGACGGGACAGGTGGTTCCGGTGAGCGTGCTGCCGGATCACCTTCTGCAGGCCGCCGGCGTCCGCACGCCGCGGACCTCGGGTGAGACGCTTCCGGCCGACGCGAGCCTGTTCGAGATGGTGAACGACTACGAGCGCCGCAAGATCATTGATGCGCTCGAAGGGGCCGGCTACAGTCAGACCGAGGCGGCCGAGCGGCTGCGCATTCCGCTATCGACGCTCAACCAGAAGATCAAACGCCTCGAGATTCCGATCCGGAAGAAGGGGTCGCAGTCATCGGGCGCGGAATAA
- a CDS encoding serine/threonine-protein kinase, translated as MSDRLRRVEEIFQAAYDLSPEQRGAYLASASGGDEELAADVASLLDAANDGDVTHVVARIAGEWADGQEPRAGARIGAYEIVRELGHGGMGSVYLAKRWDDAYARQVALKLLHPAHASPNLVARFQAERRFLASLQHPNVASVYDAGTTAEGVPYLVMEYVEGERLDLYCRNHAVPRRQRLEIFRKICGAVQHAHRNLIVHRDLKPANIIVNGDGEPKLLDFGIAKLTESAGDESPRLTGTYTILMTPDYASPEQARGEPVTTSTDIYSLGVILYEVISGRRPYQIRSRSVTEIARTVGETGAEPLASGEDDLDRIAAKALEKDPALRYESAEQFSADVGRLLSGMPVIAREQNWSYRAGTFVRRHRLAVAASAAVLAVIVGFGIAMAVLASRLAEQRDVARQEQVRAREAARFLTSIFEAAAPDQSGGEKLTAEEVLDRGALRVDRELQGQPELLAAVKDSIANTFRSLGQYPKALTQAQQGLESRRKRYGSSSEEVAAGLATLGGVYYDTGQYEACLKALLEALAIREKNGRNRAGIADSLLSVSDAYDATGDSRTAEEYARRAMATFREADGAKSAAAANAMVSLAALLRHRGEFTEAEALLGESLTIRRALFGENHLDVAHSLNHLGRLHYQKGEYATAEPLVREALEIRRRVMGPNHLSTVASNSALAGILSAKGDNAAAEAAYRESMRMLNATFGDNHPFVAAAAYSIAATIEDGGEFERAEAEARRALDLHRSLVGKSHPNTARALMLEGRLLTKLGRTSKAEPLLREGLRIRSEKLTAPHFEIAEAEALLGECLMRQGRLREAEPLLTGSYPVMAKQRGDVWKPTRATRESIQELYRRLGAPEKAAAVISSAAAH; from the coding sequence ATGAGTGACCGGCTCCGCCGTGTGGAGGAGATCTTTCAGGCCGCCTACGATCTGTCGCCGGAGCAGAGAGGCGCCTACCTCGCAAGCGCGTCCGGCGGCGACGAAGAACTCGCGGCCGACGTAGCTTCCCTCCTCGACGCGGCAAACGACGGCGACGTCACCCACGTAGTCGCGCGCATCGCCGGCGAATGGGCCGACGGCCAAGAGCCGCGCGCCGGAGCCCGCATCGGAGCCTACGAAATCGTGCGAGAACTGGGGCACGGCGGAATGGGGAGCGTCTACCTGGCCAAGCGCTGGGACGACGCATACGCGCGCCAGGTGGCGCTAAAGCTGCTGCACCCCGCCCACGCGTCGCCAAACCTCGTGGCGCGATTCCAGGCCGAACGCCGATTCCTGGCGTCGCTGCAGCATCCAAACGTCGCGAGTGTCTACGACGCCGGAACAACCGCGGAAGGCGTTCCCTACCTCGTGATGGAATACGTCGAGGGTGAGCGTCTGGATCTCTATTGCCGGAATCACGCCGTCCCGCGCCGACAGCGACTGGAGATATTCCGCAAGATCTGCGGCGCGGTACAGCATGCGCACCGGAACCTGATCGTGCATCGGGACCTGAAGCCGGCCAACATTATCGTCAACGGAGATGGAGAGCCAAAGCTGCTGGATTTCGGGATCGCCAAACTCACCGAGTCCGCCGGCGACGAGAGCCCTCGCCTCACCGGCACCTATACGATCCTGATGACCCCGGACTATGCGAGTCCGGAACAGGCTCGAGGGGAACCGGTGACGACGTCCACGGACATCTACTCGCTCGGCGTCATCCTGTACGAAGTGATCTCCGGCCGCCGGCCGTACCAGATCCGGTCGCGCAGCGTGACCGAGATCGCTCGCACCGTGGGCGAGACCGGCGCCGAGCCACTCGCATCGGGCGAAGACGACCTGGACCGTATCGCGGCCAAGGCGCTCGAGAAGGACCCCGCGCTCCGCTACGAGTCCGCCGAGCAGTTCTCGGCCGATGTGGGTCGACTGCTCAGCGGGATGCCGGTGATCGCCCGGGAGCAGAATTGGTCTTACCGCGCGGGCACGTTCGTGCGTCGGCACAGGCTGGCGGTGGCGGCTTCGGCCGCGGTGCTGGCCGTCATCGTCGGTTTTGGAATCGCGATGGCGGTTCTGGCGTCGCGCCTGGCCGAACAGCGGGACGTGGCGCGCCAGGAACAGGTTCGGGCAAGAGAGGCCGCCCGATTTCTCACCAGCATTTTCGAGGCCGCCGCGCCGGACCAGTCCGGCGGCGAAAAGCTGACAGCGGAAGAAGTGCTGGATCGCGGCGCCCTTCGAGTTGACCGGGAGTTGCAAGGACAGCCGGAGTTGTTGGCAGCGGTGAAGGATTCGATCGCGAACACGTTCCGCAGTCTGGGCCAGTATCCAAAAGCGCTCACGCAGGCACAGCAGGGATTGGAATCGCGGCGGAAACGGTACGGAAGCAGCAGTGAGGAGGTAGCGGCGGGGCTCGCGACGCTCGGCGGCGTCTACTACGACACCGGCCAATACGAGGCGTGCCTCAAAGCGCTGCTGGAAGCGCTGGCGATTCGAGAGAAGAATGGGCGCAACAGGGCCGGGATCGCCGACAGCCTGCTCTCCGTGTCGGATGCCTACGACGCCACGGGAGACTCGCGCACGGCCGAGGAGTACGCGCGGCGGGCGATGGCCACTTTCCGCGAGGCCGATGGCGCAAAGAGCGCCGCGGCGGCCAATGCCATGGTGTCGCTCGCGGCGCTGCTGCGTCACCGCGGTGAGTTCACGGAGGCCGAGGCGCTGCTCGGGGAGTCGCTCACCATACGGCGGGCGTTGTTCGGGGAAAACCATTTGGACGTGGCGCACAGCCTGAATCATCTCGGACGCTTGCACTACCAGAAGGGCGAGTACGCGACCGCGGAACCGCTAGTGCGGGAGGCGCTCGAGATCCGGCGGCGCGTGATGGGTCCGAATCATCTCTCGACGGTGGCGAGCAACAGCGCCTTGGCCGGAATTCTCTCGGCGAAAGGCGACAATGCGGCCGCGGAGGCGGCATACCGCGAAAGCATGCGCATGCTGAACGCGACCTTCGGGGACAATCATCCTTTCGTGGCGGCGGCGGCCTACAGCATCGCGGCGACGATCGAGGATGGAGGAGAGTTCGAGAGAGCGGAGGCCGAGGCGCGTCGCGCATTGGACCTGCACCGATCTCTGGTCGGGAAGAGCCACCCGAACACGGCGCGGGCGCTTATGCTTGAGGGCCGCCTGCTCACCAAACTGGGGCGGACCAGCAAAGCGGAACCGCTGTTGCGCGAAGGGCTAAGGATCCGGAGCGAGAAGCTGACCGCGCCCCATTTCGAAATCGCGGAGGCCGAAGCTCTGCTGGGGGAGTGCCTGATGCGGCAAGGCAGGTTGCGCGAGGCGGAGCCGCTCCTGACGGGAAGCTATCCGGTGATGGCCAAGCAGCGCGGCGACGTGTGGAAACCCACCCGCGCGACGCGCGAAAGCATCCAGGAGCTGTACCGCCGTCTTGGCGCGCCGGAGAAAGCGGCGGCGGTCATCTCTTCCGCCGCCGCTCATTGA
- a CDS encoding IPT/TIG domain-containing protein, with protein sequence MKTRLLAALVPAILFGQDALPRLSVAYFDAPSCPAGWAPYSPASGRAIVPVAPPSGILAQVGRALASGENRTHSHAVSGSINTGSAGYLVAAGCCNTSLASGGSKTFRTETAGAGSSIPYVQMLACQKRVEPEPAPIPLGTTIFYEGLSCPSGWSTVDAMQGYFPVASPAPAGPMGGARLQPREDRTHTHNYIGSINLTAQSIISFSGGLATGYALAGEYNPTGRTAAASTGFPYLQLLQCSKDAAGPPRITSIVNGASFTSNAIAPGEIVAIFGSNLGPDAGAGAELSGNRLSTEVADVRVTFDGRPAAILFASAGQVNVQVPYRVEGTVDVRVVYQDQFSNVYKAPVAASAPGLFSFSAPRSDEAIAVLGSELASASRPVPVGVPFVLYATGEGLTNPGSEDGRPRGTPLALPIQPVRVTVGGVDATIEYAGAAPGFVGLMQINARLNPGTPSGKAPIVLTIGAGSSARGVNLWVE encoded by the coding sequence ATGAAAACCCGCCTGCTTGCTGCTCTCGTGCCGGCCATCCTGTTCGGCCAGGACGCGCTGCCGCGCCTCAGTGTCGCCTACTTCGACGCCCCTTCCTGCCCCGCCGGCTGGGCTCCCTATTCGCCCGCTTCCGGTCGCGCCATCGTTCCCGTTGCCCCTCCATCTGGCATTCTCGCTCAAGTGGGCCGTGCGCTCGCCAGTGGGGAGAACCGTACGCACTCCCATGCGGTCTCCGGGTCCATCAACACCGGAAGCGCCGGATATCTGGTGGCCGCCGGATGTTGCAACACCAGCCTCGCCAGCGGCGGCTCCAAGACCTTCCGCACCGAAACGGCCGGCGCCGGGTCCTCGATTCCCTACGTGCAGATGCTCGCGTGCCAAAAGCGCGTTGAGCCGGAGCCGGCGCCCATCCCCCTCGGAACCACGATTTTCTACGAGGGGTTGTCTTGCCCCTCCGGCTGGAGCACGGTGGATGCCATGCAAGGGTATTTTCCGGTGGCAAGCCCGGCTCCGGCGGGACCCATGGGCGGGGCAAGACTGCAACCCCGTGAAGACCGCACCCACACGCACAACTACATTGGGAGCATCAACCTCACCGCGCAAAGCATCATCTCGTTTTCAGGCGGCCTGGCCACCGGATACGCACTGGCCGGCGAGTACAATCCCACCGGCCGCACCGCCGCGGCCTCCACCGGCTTTCCCTATCTGCAGTTGCTGCAATGCTCGAAGGATGCCGCCGGGCCGCCCAGGATCACGTCTATCGTGAACGGAGCGAGCTTCACGTCGAACGCGATCGCGCCAGGCGAGATCGTGGCGATCTTCGGCTCCAACCTGGGGCCGGACGCCGGCGCGGGAGCGGAACTCAGCGGCAATCGCCTTTCGACGGAGGTGGCCGACGTCAGGGTCACCTTCGATGGACGCCCCGCCGCCATCCTGTTCGCCAGCGCCGGGCAGGTGAACGTGCAGGTGCCGTATCGCGTGGAAGGTACGGTCGATGTTCGCGTCGTTTACCAGGATCAGTTCTCGAACGTCTATAAGGCGCCGGTGGCCGCCAGCGCACCCGGCTTGTTCTCGTTCAGCGCGCCGCGAAGCGATGAGGCGATCGCCGTGCTCGGCAGCGAACTGGCGTCCGCCAGCCGGCCGGTCCCGGTAGGCGTCCCGTTCGTACTCTATGCGACCGGCGAAGGCCTCACCAATCCCGGCAGCGAGGATGGCCGTCCTCGCGGAACGCCGCTCGCGCTGCCGATTCAGCCGGTGAGGGTCACCGTCGGCGGAGTGGACGCGACGATCGAGTACGCGGGCGCGGCGCCCGGCTTCGTGGGACTGATGCAGATCAACGCCCGGCTCAATCCCGGCACGCCTTCGGGCAAGGCGCCGATCGTACTGACGATCGGGGCCGGTTCGAGCGCCCGGGGCGTCAATCTCTGGGTGGAGTAG
- a CDS encoding HXXEE domain-containing protein, with the protein MDIERTWPRITLPLAVAVAMTAPVAHARGGWPLALTWLQLAAYAVHQYEEHGRGAFKAYANRLYGDGREVLGDRAICVINTAGVWGIDSLAFAAACLWGPGAGVTAVYLSLVNAVSHIAGAVRTREYNPGLWTAMGVFVPLGGYTLAELGSLGFVSPFQHAFGALVSIAIHAGIVAHVMRNRAAHTG; encoded by the coding sequence ATGGACATAGAAAGAACCTGGCCCCGGATCACCCTGCCGCTGGCCGTCGCCGTGGCGATGACTGCCCCGGTGGCACACGCGCGGGGCGGCTGGCCGCTTGCGTTGACTTGGCTCCAGTTGGCGGCCTACGCCGTGCATCAATACGAGGAGCACGGCCGCGGCGCGTTCAAGGCCTATGCCAACCGGCTCTACGGCGACGGCCGCGAGGTGCTCGGCGACCGCGCCATCTGCGTAATCAATACCGCCGGCGTCTGGGGGATCGACTCGCTGGCGTTCGCGGCGGCTTGCCTCTGGGGTCCCGGAGCGGGAGTGACGGCGGTGTACTTATCGCTCGTAAACGCCGTGAGCCATATCGCCGGAGCGGTCCGGACGCGGGAATACAATCCCGGACTGTGGACAGCGATGGGTGTTTTCGTGCCGCTCGGGGGCTATACGCTGGCCGAATTGGGCTCTCTTGGGTTCGTATCCCCGTTTCAGCACGCGTTTGGGGCGCTGGTTTCGATCGCGATCCACGCCGGCATCGTCGCCCACGTGATGCGGAACCGCGCGGCGCACACCGGTTAG
- a CDS encoding ATP-binding protein, with amino-acid sequence MNDLKGQLVSALLVILTAAGLVCAGINFQHQRRARVPDDGAIWVNRASAAGTRQVVALHVVESGAAQFAGIKPGDVLLKIESFPIAAETDVARVLWRVGAYGDASYTLLRQGVEIKAKVFLRDHGGGTPRFYQYVVGLAYLAIGLFVYFRRSRAAHATHFYILCLASFVLSTFHYTGQLNGFDKVIYWGNVIAGLFAPTVFLHFCLVFPEQRPSSQWTRGWRLALIYLPATLIGLAWMMVTSGTVRVSISMVELRWLLDRGWVLFLSVVYLAGAVAATLASRKAGDPIVRQQLKWLRNGAVLGVVPFTCAYAIPYVLGAVPGPYMSMAVLSLIFVPLTWAYAILRYRLMDVDVIFQQGFAYTLATLGVMGLFYTLVLSRGPVEELDPSIIALLIVGATFVFQPLRNSIQELLDRHVFYKDRYDFRQTLEEFARELSSETDTDAMLVSVADRLRRTLYIKNVGFFLLPEGSDSFDLHKYVSEENRLTPADRLDLSFLDPQAHEPLFFEQTGRTIDVVMRDWQPSVRQTIARLDLTYYLPCRVRGRTIAFMGVSRASNGDFLSGEDLELLKTLSGSVGIAIENSRLYRSLQRKVEENERLKEFNENIVESLKVGVIAAGLDDCVESWNGQMEELTGIDRAAAAGRPVRELLPDDVVARLDGLSGDGVQQIYKVPFARRAAAVNGNGNGNGSGSGSAPRLVNVAIAPLVARDHQRIGRLILFDDVTERSELEQRLMQTDKLSSIGLLAAGVAHEVNTPLAVISNYAQMLAKQISADDPKTRLLEKIAKQTFRASEIVNSLLNFSRTSKTEFEEVDLNRVIRETLSLIEHQLVKGGVEVREDLAAALPSVRGNFGKMQQVFLNLFLNARDAMETREAGGRRLHVLTAAQNGHVSIEVADSGKGIDPDDLARIYDPFFTTKAARKGTGLGLAVTYGIVREHGGSIDVRSEPGEGTVFSLEFPSARKPVHA; translated from the coding sequence TTGAACGACCTAAAAGGCCAACTCGTCAGCGCACTGCTGGTGATCCTCACCGCGGCCGGCTTGGTCTGCGCCGGCATCAATTTTCAGCATCAGCGCCGGGCTCGCGTGCCCGACGACGGGGCGATTTGGGTGAACCGGGCGAGCGCCGCCGGAACCCGGCAAGTGGTTGCGCTGCATGTAGTTGAGAGCGGCGCCGCACAGTTCGCTGGGATCAAGCCGGGCGACGTTCTGTTGAAGATCGAATCCTTCCCGATCGCCGCCGAAACCGACGTCGCGCGCGTCCTGTGGCGGGTTGGCGCCTACGGGGACGCCAGCTACACCCTGCTCCGCCAGGGAGTGGAGATCAAGGCCAAGGTGTTCCTGCGCGACCACGGCGGGGGCACTCCACGGTTCTATCAATATGTGGTCGGGCTCGCCTATCTGGCGATTGGACTCTTCGTATACTTCCGCCGTTCACGGGCGGCTCATGCCACCCACTTCTATATCCTGTGCCTGGCGAGCTTTGTCCTCTCCACGTTCCACTACACCGGTCAACTCAACGGGTTCGACAAGGTGATTTACTGGGGAAACGTGATCGCCGGCCTGTTTGCCCCGACGGTGTTCCTACATTTCTGCCTCGTCTTCCCCGAACAGCGGCCGTCGAGCCAATGGACCCGCGGATGGCGCCTCGCGCTGATCTATCTGCCGGCGACTCTGATCGGCTTGGCGTGGATGATGGTCACCTCGGGGACGGTGCGCGTCTCGATCTCGATGGTGGAACTCCGCTGGCTGCTCGATCGCGGTTGGGTGCTCTTCCTGAGCGTGGTTTACCTCGCCGGCGCCGTGGCGGCGACGCTCGCTTCGCGCAAGGCCGGCGACCCGATTGTCCGTCAGCAGTTGAAGTGGCTCCGCAACGGCGCGGTGCTCGGCGTGGTGCCGTTCACATGCGCGTACGCAATCCCGTACGTTCTGGGCGCCGTGCCTGGCCCGTACATGAGCATGGCAGTGCTTTCGCTGATCTTCGTTCCGCTCACCTGGGCCTACGCGATCCTGCGGTACCGGCTCATGGACGTGGACGTGATCTTCCAGCAGGGTTTCGCGTACACGCTCGCCACGCTCGGCGTGATGGGCCTGTTCTATACCCTGGTGCTGAGCCGTGGTCCGGTGGAAGAACTCGACCCGAGCATCATCGCGCTGCTGATCGTGGGCGCTACGTTTGTGTTCCAGCCGCTGCGCAATTCGATCCAGGAGCTTCTGGACCGCCACGTTTTTTATAAGGACCGCTACGATTTCCGGCAGACGCTCGAAGAGTTCGCCCGGGAACTGAGCTCGGAGACCGATACTGACGCGATGCTCGTTTCCGTGGCCGACCGCCTTCGCCGGACACTGTACATCAAGAATGTCGGCTTCTTCCTGCTCCCCGAGGGCTCGGACTCTTTCGATCTCCACAAGTACGTGAGCGAGGAGAACCGCCTCACGCCGGCAGACCGGCTGGACTTGAGCTTCCTCGACCCGCAGGCGCACGAGCCGCTCTTTTTCGAGCAGACCGGCCGCACCATTGACGTCGTGATGCGCGACTGGCAGCCGTCGGTCCGTCAGACGATCGCGCGGCTGGACCTCACCTACTACCTGCCCTGCCGGGTGCGCGGGCGGACGATCGCGTTCATGGGCGTGAGCCGCGCCTCCAACGGCGACTTCCTCTCCGGCGAAGATCTGGAACTGCTCAAGACGCTGTCGGGCTCCGTAGGCATCGCGATCGAGAATTCGCGGCTCTACCGGTCGCTGCAGCGCAAGGTCGAGGAGAACGAGCGGCTCAAGGAGTTCAACGAGAACATCGTCGAGTCGCTGAAGGTGGGAGTGATCGCGGCCGGGCTCGACGATTGCGTCGAGAGTTGGAACGGGCAGATGGAGGAACTGACGGGTATCGACCGGGCCGCCGCGGCCGGGCGCCCGGTGCGCGAACTGCTTCCGGACGATGTCGTGGCGCGACTCGATGGTCTATCGGGCGATGGCGTGCAGCAGATCTATAAGGTCCCGTTCGCCAGGCGCGCGGCCGCGGTCAATGGAAACGGGAATGGCAACGGCAGCGGGAGTGGGTCCGCCCCGCGGCTGGTGAACGTCGCGATCGCGCCGCTGGTTGCGAGGGACCACCAGCGCATCGGGCGGCTGATTCTTTTCGACGACGTTACCGAGCGCAGCGAACTCGAGCAGCGCCTGATGCAGACCGACAAGCTGAGCTCGATCGGGCTGCTCGCGGCGGGCGTGGCGCACGAAGTGAACACGCCGTTGGCGGTGATTTCGAACTACGCGCAAATGCTCGCCAAGCAAATCTCGGCCGACGACCCCAAGACGCGCCTGCTCGAGAAGATCGCCAAGCAGACCTTCCGCGCCTCCGAGATCGTCAACTCCCTGTTGAACTTCTCTCGTACGTCGAAAACAGAGTTCGAGGAAGTGGACCTGAATCGCGTGATTCGCGAGACGTTGTCGCTCATCGAACATCAGCTCGTGAAAGGCGGCGTGGAGGTCCGCGAGGATCTGGCTGCTGCGCTGCCCTCCGTGCGCGGCAATTTCGGTAAGATGCAGCAGGTGTTTCTCAATCTATTCCTCAACGCGCGGGACGCGATGGAGACGCGCGAGGCGGGCGGCCGCCGGCTCCACGTGCTCACAGCGGCCCAGAATGGCCACGTCTCGATCGAAGTCGCTGATTCGGGCAAAGGAATCGACCCGGACGATCTCGCGCGCATCTACGATCCGTTCTTCACCACCAAGGCGGCGCGCAAGGGCACCGGGCTCGGGCTCGCGGTGACCTACGGCATCGTCCGCGAGCATGGCGGCTCGATCGACGTCCGGAGCGAACCGGGCGAAGGCACCGTCTTCAGCCTTGAGTTCCCATCGGCACGGAAGCCAGTGCATGCATAG
- the msrP gene encoding protein-methionine-sulfoxide reductase catalytic subunit MsrP: protein MLIRTPRDWEIPEREAAPEAVWWNRRQILKAAGFAVASPLAAAEGHSIYPSKRNPDFTLDRPVTEEWAATGYNNFYEFHPTDKTAVKNLVGNFKPRPWKIAVKGLVNKPQELDLDDLEKTMPFEERLYRFRCVEAWAMAVPWTGFPMAELIKKVDPKPEAKFVRFVSVMRKDEQPGISMANWYPWPYFEALRMDEAMNPLAMFVTGIYGKKLPAQNGAPFRVIVPWKYGYKNPKSIVEIEFLAKQPETFWHKVASSEYGFFSNVNPKKPHPRWSQAHEKLIPKMEVRPTQMYNGYEKWVGSMYNGKEF, encoded by the coding sequence ATGCTGATACGAACCCCTCGGGACTGGGAAATCCCCGAACGCGAAGCGGCGCCGGAAGCCGTGTGGTGGAACCGCCGACAGATTCTGAAGGCCGCTGGTTTTGCGGTCGCCTCTCCGCTCGCCGCGGCGGAAGGACACTCCATCTATCCGTCAAAACGGAATCCGGACTTCACCCTTGACCGCCCGGTTACGGAGGAGTGGGCGGCCACCGGGTACAACAACTTCTACGAGTTCCACCCCACCGACAAAACCGCCGTGAAGAATCTGGTGGGGAATTTCAAGCCGCGGCCATGGAAGATCGCGGTGAAGGGGCTTGTCAACAAGCCGCAGGAACTCGATCTCGACGATCTCGAGAAGACCATGCCGTTCGAAGAGCGCCTCTACCGCTTCCGCTGCGTGGAGGCTTGGGCGATGGCCGTGCCGTGGACCGGGTTCCCGATGGCGGAGTTGATCAAGAAGGTGGATCCGAAACCCGAGGCCAAATTCGTCCGGTTCGTTTCCGTGATGCGCAAGGACGAGCAGCCGGGAATTTCGATGGCCAACTGGTACCCGTGGCCATACTTTGAAGCGCTGCGGATGGACGAAGCCATGAACCCGCTGGCGATGTTCGTTACCGGGATCTACGGCAAGAAGCTGCCGGCGCAGAACGGCGCGCCGTTCCGCGTGATCGTGCCATGGAAGTACGGCTATAAGAACCCCAAATCGATCGTCGAGATCGAATTCCTCGCCAAGCAGCCGGAGACGTTCTGGCACAAGGTGGCTTCGTCGGAATATGGGTTCTTTTCGAACGTCAACCCGAAGAAGCCGCACCCGCGGTGGAGCCAGGCGCACGAGAAGCTGATTCCGAAGATGGAAGTGCGGCCCACGCAGATGTACAACGGCTACGAAAAGTGGGTGGGTTCGATGTACAACGGCAAGGAGTTCTGA